The Candidatus Syntrophosphaera sp. genome has a window encoding:
- a CDS encoding outer membrane beta-barrel protein produces the protein MKKGLLILIVIMAVTAAFAFPKGTINPGGTISYTSYKYNSDADASTLLTINPQVGYLIIDNLALDLNLAYQMDNDDWSAFGIGAGARYFFGNIYAGAGIMYQSESDEYFGEDFSVSATFLNVKAGYLLPIARNVFLDLGAKYDMGFGSYGGDGSGDNEQSKLTIGAGLQVFYMMKKL, from the coding sequence ATGAAAAAAGGACTACTGATACTAATCGTGATCATGGCCGTGACGGCCGCGTTCGCTTTCCCGAAGGGAACGATCAATCCCGGCGGAACCATTTCCTATACTTCCTACAAATACAATTCCGACGCGGATGCTTCCACCCTGCTGACGATCAACCCTCAGGTTGGCTACCTCATCATTGACAACCTGGCCTTGGACCTTAACCTGGCATATCAGATGGATAACGACGATTGGTCGGCCTTCGGCATCGGCGCGGGCGCCAGATATTTCTTTGGCAACATCTATGCCGGCGCTGGCATAATGTACCAATCCGAAAGCGATGAATACTTCGGCGAAGATTTTAGCGTGTCTGCCACCTTCCTGAACGTCAAGGCCGGATACCTTCTGCCCATCGCCAGGAACGTGTTCCTCGACCTCGGCGCCAAATATGACATGGGCTTCGGCTCCTACGGCGGTGATGGCTCCGGCGACAACGAACAAAGCAAACTGACCATCGGAGCAGGCCTCCAGGTCTTCTACATGATGAAAAAACTCTAA